From a single Solanum dulcamara chromosome 4, daSolDulc1.2, whole genome shotgun sequence genomic region:
- the LOC129887472 gene encoding beta-amyrin 28-monooxygenase-like translates to MTLTVYLILFVSFAFFFNHVLKKRKKSSSNLPPGSYGWPIIGETLWFLRLNRDGKSEKFVQDRMDKYQSEVFKTSLMGEKMVVLCGPAANKFLFGNHNKLVTAWWPSSVKQLLGKSLSNSHGDEAKHLRKMLYYFVSPDAFSKLYIKTMELSTRQHIKNYWQGKKELKVFPTVKLHTFELACRLFMNLGDTNRISKLFNLFNIFLKGVISIALNFPGTKFYYAKRATKTIREELLLIVKERREAIGQKSSDSPPQDLLSHLLLFPDENGKFMSELEVADNILMMIFAGHDTTTVTITLVMKYLAELPHVYENVLQEQKEIASSKGGREYLNWDDIQKMKYTWEVVSEVLRLTSPIVGSWKEVLEDFNYQGYNIPKGWKIYWNVPATHMDPKLFPNVKDFDTSRFEGAGPTPFSYIPFGGGPRMCLGKEFARLEILVFIHNVVKDFRWKLLIPNEKIEYDPMPTSIKGLPIILQPSKDIASLPSDSGCH, encoded by the exons ATGACATTAACTGTGTACCTAATCCTTTTTGTATCTTTCGCATTCTTTTTCAATCATGtccttaaaaaaagaaaaaagtcatCATCAAATCTTCCTCCCGGTAGCTACGGATGGCCAATAATCGGAGAAACTCTATGGTTTCTCCGATTAAACCGGGATGGAAAGTCAGAGAAATTTGTTCAGGACAGAATGGACAAATATCAATCTGAAGTTTTCAAGACATCACTAATGGGTGAAAAAATGGTTGTATTGTGTGGTCCTGCCGCAAACAAGTTCTTGTTTGGAAACCATAATAAGTTGGTCACTGCTTGGTGGCCCAGTTCTGTGAAACAGCTGCTTGGGAAGAGTTTGAGTAACAGTCATGGGGATGAAGCTAAACATTTGAGGAAGATGTTGTACTATTTTGTTAGCCCAGATGCTTTCTCAAAGCTCTATATTAAGACCATGGAGTTGAGTACTCGGCAGCATATCAAGAATTACTGGCAAG GCAAAAAGGAGCTGAAAGTTTTCCCAACTGTCAAATTACACACATTTGAGTTGGCATGTCGACTATTCATGAACCTTGGAGACACGAATAGAATTTCAAAGCTCTTCAATCTATTCAACATTTTCTTGAAAGGAGTCATATCTATAGCCCTAAACTTTCCTGGAACAAAATTTTACTATGCAAAAAGAGCAACAAAAACTATCCGTGAAGAACTTCTATTAATTGTGAAGGAGAGAAGAGAGGCCATAGGACAAAAGTCATCAGATTCTCCTCCACAAGATCTTTTGTCACATTTACTTCTATTTCCGGACGAGAACGGTAAATTCATGTCTGAATTGGAGGTAGCAGATAACATCCTAATGATGATCTTTGCCGGCCATGACACCACCACGGTTACAATAACATTAGTGATGAAGTACCTCGCGGAGTTGCCTCATGTTTATGAGAATGTTTTACAAG AACAAAAGGAGATTGCATCATCAAAAGGAGGAAGGGAATACTTGAATTGGGATGACATACAAAAGATGAAGTATACATGGGAGGTAGTGTCTGAAGTTCTCAGGTTAACATCACCAATTGTTGGAAGTTGGAAAGAAGTACTAGAGGATTTTAACTACCAAGGTTATAACATTCCAAAAGGATGGAAG ATATATTGGAatgtccctgcaacacacatgGATCCTAAGCTGTTTCCAAACGTCAAAGACTTCGATACATCAAGATTTGAAGGAGCAGGACCGACACCATTTTCATATATTCCATTTGGAGGAGGGCCTAGAATGTGCTTGGGGAAAGAGTTCGCACGACTTGAGATTCTTGTTTTTATCCACAATGTGGTTAAAGATTTCAGATGGAAGCTATTGATTCCAAATGAGAAAATTGAATATGATCCCATGCCTACCTCAATTAAAGGACTTCCAATTATTCTTCAACCCTCAAAAGATATTGCTTCACTTCCCTCCGATTCTGGTTGCcactga